A DNA window from Salvelinus sp. IW2-2015 unplaced genomic scaffold, ASM291031v2 Un_scaffold9134, whole genome shotgun sequence contains the following coding sequences:
- the LOC112079703 gene encoding merozoite surface protein 2 — MGMEMAIGAGSGDRAGDGSGSGDRAGDGAGSGAGSMAGVGVAVEARTGAGSGAGSGVRSGDRAGSGAGSGAGSMXVVGSLTVARPGVGAEARPGSXVVPGAGAPLSPIPETNTAVQEVSEDAVAARTEASQQPTISGTTAAQGPLRNSLPAVLKTSTTQKGQKEEEMAPKAEEEGSESSSEGASAIAAPPTTSSVADQGGGASDVTGARTAGAAANEEEEGGEIWQRRSMQASGGVSQEEGARSSEASGPIDSPQSVSEEGREAG; from the exons ATGGGGATGGAGATGGCGATTGGGGCTGGATCTGGGGATAGAGCTGGAGATGGGTCTGGATCTGGGGATAGAGCTGGAGATGGGGCTGGATCTGGGGCTGGATCCATGGCTGGGGTTGGAGTTGCAGTTGAAGCGAGGACTGGAGCTGGATCTGGGGCTGGATCTGGGGTTAGATCTGGGGATAGAGCTGGATCTGgggctggttctggagctggatcCATGRCTGTGGTTGGATCTCTAACTGTAGCCAGACCTGGGGTTGGAGCTGAGGCCAGACCTGGATCTSTGGTTGTTCCTGGGGCTGGAGCTCCTCTATCTCCAATACCTGAGACGAATACTGCAGtgcaggaggtgtcagaggacgCTGTGGCAGCCAGGACTGAGGCCAGCCAGCAACCAACAATCTCAGGGACCACAGCAGCCCAGGGGCCCCTCAGGAACTCACTGCCTGCTGTTCTGAAGACATCCACTACTCAG AAGGGACAGAAGGAAGAGGAAATGGCGCCCAAGGCTGAGGAGGAAGGGTCGGAGTCATCCAGTGAAGGAGCAAGTGCCATCGCAGCCCCCCCGACGACCAGTAGCGTTGCCGACCAGGGGGGCGGGGCCTCTGATGTCACAGGAGCAAGGACCGCCGGCGCAGCAGCCAATGAGGAAGAAGAGGGTGGGGAGATCTGGCAGAGGAGGTCCATGCAGGCGTCTGGAGGCGTGTCTCAGGAGGAGGGGGCGCGGTCTTCTGAGGCCAGCGGRCCAATCGACTCTCCTCAGAGTGTCTCTGAGGAGGGCAGAGAGGCAGGAG